Proteins encoded by one window of Bacteroidota bacterium:
- a CDS encoding chorismate-binding protein, which translates to MVNVVIFDSASGEWRHFSEPKEIVVAHDIREIVPSLTRVEHRVNKEQLYAAGFVSYEASPAFDRALRVRRYDHSFPLMWFGLFEEPAVIRLQEPGPCPQLEWKPTISRQSYDDAIARIKNYIATGDTYQVNFSFRMTASCDTSPYELFLQLTHTQRSRNAAFIETDDFAICSASPELFFSLDGKNILARPMKGTAPRGLTLKNDVGQAEFLRTSEKNRAENVMIVDMMRNDIGRIAQTGSVHVPSLFDVERYATVLQMTSTVAATSG; encoded by the coding sequence ATGGTCAATGTTGTCATTTTTGATTCGGCATCGGGTGAATGGAGACATTTCTCCGAACCGAAAGAGATTGTTGTGGCGCATGACATACGCGAGATTGTTCCTTCGTTGACGCGTGTTGAACATCGCGTAAATAAAGAACAGCTATACGCTGCCGGATTTGTCAGTTACGAGGCATCTCCTGCATTTGATAGGGCGTTGCGCGTGCGGCGTTATGATCACTCCTTCCCGCTTATGTGGTTTGGATTGTTTGAGGAACCCGCCGTAATCCGGTTGCAGGAACCGGGCCCGTGCCCCCAACTCGAATGGAAGCCGACGATCTCCCGCCAATCGTACGACGATGCCATTGCGCGCATCAAGAATTATATAGCAACAGGCGATACGTATCAGGTGAACTTCAGCTTTCGGATGACGGCTTCATGTGATACGAGTCCGTACGAGCTGTTTCTTCAACTTACTCATACACAGCGTTCACGCAATGCGGCATTCATCGAAACTGATGACTTTGCAATCTGCTCGGCATCCCCGGAACTTTTTTTTTCTCTCGATGGCAAAAATATTCTCGCCCGGCCGATGAAGGGAACGGCCCCGCGGGGTCTGACCTTGAAGAACGACGTAGGCCAAGCAGAGTTCCTGCGGACATCCGAAAAGAACCGTGCCGAGAATGTGATGATCGTTGACATGATGCGCAACGATATTGGGCGCATAGCTCAGACCGGCAGTGTTCACGTGCCGTCGTTATTTGATGTCGAGCGGTATGCAACTGTGTTGCAGATGACGTCAACAGTCGCAGCAACGTCCGGGAA
- a CDS encoding nuclear transport factor 2 family protein produces MEHPSAESRATLEIVQDFHAAFNRHDVDGVMALMTEDCVFENTNPPPDGAIYRGQKDVRGVWEKLFAANPDAFFEVEEIFASGDRCVLRWIYRKTKDGKVWHLRGVDIFKVRDGKVAEKLSYVKG; encoded by the coding sequence ATGGAGCATCCGTCTGCAGAATCTCGAGCAACGCTTGAGATCGTCCAAGATTTCCATGCTGCATTCAATCGTCACGATGTCGATGGAGTAATGGCATTGATGACGGAGGATTGCGTGTTCGAGAATACAAATCCGCCCCCCGACGGGGCAATATATCGAGGCCAAAAGGATGTTCGTGGTGTCTGGGAGAAACTCTTTGCAGCGAACCCCGACGCGTTCTTTGAAGTCGAAGAGATATTTGCATCCGGCGATCGCTGTGTACTTCGGTGGATATACAGGAAGACGAAAGACGGGAAGGTGTGGCATCTTCGGGGAGTTGATATTTTCAAGGTGAGAGACGGCAAAGTTGCCGAAAAGCTCTCGTATGTAAAAGGGTAA
- a CDS encoding ORF6N domain-containing protein produces MNRQVKRIASVFSRNSYFNSLNKETRELVTNWHRFERLKHSSTTPYVFTEHGVAMLASVLNSQRGLLQREEMP; encoded by the coding sequence TTGAACCGACAGGTAAAACGGATCGCAAGCGTTTTCAGCCGCAATTCGTATTTCAACTCTCTAAATAAAGAAACCCGTGAACTGGTGACAAATTGGCACCGGTTCGAGCGGCTCAAACATTCATCGACAACTCCGTATGTCTTTACGGAGCATGGGGTTGCCATGCTCGCTTCTGTACTGAATAGCCAGCGAGGACTTTTGCAGAGGGAGGAGATGCCATGA